The DNA segment agcAGTAAACTTAACaatttaaattagttttaaaCTAAAGGTTGCAGCGAGATGTCATTTAGATATAAAGAAAATACAGTTTAAAAAATACGAAATGATAAGGTTGCAGCGAGATGTCATTTGTTCTGCTCTTCCTAATCCCACAACAATACGAAATGAATCAACGGATGGCCAACCGGAGATAAATTTTGtcattaaaaaaaatcaagaatcTTTCCTCTATCTTAAATGATAAGGAaaccttaattttttttatccgTAGCAAAAACAAAACCGTATTTTCCATTCTTGGAAGTTTATACCTAAAACATTCTTAAACATTCTTGTGACACCTGAAATGATTCAAACACTTGCCAATAATGACACATAATATGATTAACCAACGAGGCTTAACCTAAAGTTGTATCCGCCACATAATGAATAGAAAATCTAGCAGCGTACATAACCCAAGATTTGGGTAATAGTCACTTGAAGAATTAAATTCTTAAATAAATCAAGGTGCACTCACATAGTTGAGGTCCAAAACATAAACAAGATAGAATCTCACACAATGTACATAACCTATAATTGGGGAAATAGACATTTGAACTCTTCACCACATTAAAGGTGCATCGTCATATTGAATATCCAATTATTTATCGAGATCGAGGACAAGACAGCAAGGACAAaacagaagaaagaaaaaaaaatctagatTAATAATCCATATAGATGAGGCCGCCTCACAAAACCATACTGGTTGCATCAATTTCTGCCGCCAACCCATCATCAGAAGCATGCATCTAGGAGACAGCAACAGCACAGTGCAGCCAAACTGTAAAAACATAACAGCCACTATTAGTAATCTGCCATAAAATTGGCAAGACCAGGTGTGTATAAACATAACAAACAACAACCGAGTAAAATCTCACTAATAGGGTCTGAGGTTAGAGTATACGCAGACCATACCCACCCCGGAGGGGTAGTAGataggctgtttccgaaagaccgctcgagaaaatgaaaagagacaATAGATCCGAACAACAACAGAAACTAGAAAAATAATATCAGTATCGTGAGAGACAGCAAATAGATAGACAAGCAGTATAAACATGCATAAGCGAAATGAAGACAcataacaatatatatacatgaaaaacttATAAGTGTACAATGAAGTTATTGCAATCATAAACTTAACATTTGAAACATGGAAATACATTCAACAAAACTCTTGGATTGACTTTTACGCCCTTTCACAATTCCAGCAATTTTTTACCTCCTATCATCTAACTAAAAAGCAAGCATAAATAGCAAAAACCAGAAGATTTCCACCTTTTATATGACACATAACTTCAACATAGGAAAGCTTAATGTGGATAATGTTATGGACTGACATTAGCCACATTAAACTCTCGAGAAAATGTCAGTCATTTGGAGTTCTTGAGATAATGTCAGTCATTTGGAGTTCTTGAGATAATGTCAGTCATTTGGAGTCCAAATCACGAGATTTGCCCCCTTAAGCTTGAACTCCAAATGACTAACAGTATCCACATTAAACTCTTGAGATGTGAAACACATTTAACTCAGCGCATAGTTGGACCCCAGTCCAAACGTAGAAATAGGATTATGATAAATTAAAGACTGCCTACCTTAGATCTGTAAGGTGTACAGATAATTCGGACCCCAACTAGGTGGGTTTGAGGACACAATTCATCACTAGAACAATACATACATCTTATCTATAgtaaattatttttgataataCAAATATTTAAGCAAAATGCATAAATTACCACCTGAAATATGGACCAAATCACACTTTATGCGGAAGAAAATTACCTTACACACTCAATCTTTCCAAAGTGTGCCTAAGATACACCACGTCGACTGCACGGCAGGGCGCGTGTAACCAAAAAGATAAAGAGCGTGTAACcaaaaagataaagtgagtgaaCCCTTTAAAAAGAATATCCCAATCCTTGTTTAAGTGCTACTACATgtcaaaattttatatatattctttaTTTTTAAGATTAATTAGTCCCAAAACCCCACCCCTCCCTTCTCCTCATCCGTCCATCCAAAAACCTTACACTATACAACTTTCCCTTTTCAGCAATCGTGGCTCTACAGACCAACTTGTGAAGGGTGTCAGCTGTTTTTCAAAGATTACATCCCAAGAATTGGAGCAAACTCTAATCAAATtagctaaaaataaaaataaaaaagttaccCTGAATTCGAGTGTCAATTGCATCTCTAATCTAAGTTTATGAAAAGCTCGAAACCCTCCCACATGTTTCATCTTCTTTCACACATATTTTCCACTCAAAATCACTTCTACAACTTGTTTTAAACAGAAAAAAATACCAGGCCGTCTCTAAAATCTTCATGAGTCTAAATTACAACCCATTTCATCTCCGACTTTTCCTGTTCGAATCGCTCTCTTTTTTCAGATCTGTAAAGAtagatctcttttttttttgcgcacgcgggggggggggggggtaaagaGAATTGACGATTAGAGTGCATACCATCCTTCCATGAAGCCAGTGCTACCagattgttgctgttgttgttgaggGGGTGGAGCACCATACTGGGGAGGGTACCCTTGAGGAGGGTAACCTTGTTGAGGGTACCCCTGTGGTGGGTAACCCTGTTGTGGGTACCCCGGTGGTGGGTATGCGTCCTTAGGGTAACCTTCCGGTGGATATCCTATTTACACATCCAATAATCAAAAACCAAACCCTAAAATCCATCAGATCTAATCAGAAAACCAACTAATATCATACTGAACTTGtccaaaaaatcatcaaaataataataataataataataataataataataataataataataataagaattttACCTTGCGGGGGAGGGACACCAACAGGGGGTTGTTGTTGATTGTAGTAACTCATGATTGAATTCTTTGGGGCTTGGATCTAGACTCGAGAGAGATTGTGAAATTGGGAGTTTTTCCTTAGGCAGAAAGATGACTGGGGTACAGTAATATTTGTGGGTTTTATAGGGCAAGTCAAAGTGGAGACAACGAGGACTAAGCTCTAGCAGATTCCAAGAAACCCTTTACgtactttttatttttgtgatctTTTCCAGTGTTGTTATAGGTATTGCCGTGCGCGTATCATACGCGTCCAACTTATCTTCGCTTCTAAGTAAATGCTCGAGTACAGAAGGAAAACACTATATAACAATTATAAACATAAAGATATGGTAACAATTAAACTATCCAAAGGGAATATATAAATTTAAAACACTTTCATGAACACATTTATTTCATAGTATATTCTTTATTTTCTGGAAAGTTGTATTACAACATTTCTGATGGTGGATAAGTGTCTCtatctctccttttttttttttaaagagagGAAACTCGCAGCCGTTACAATATCTGCTACAGCATATGTCCTTCGGGTGAACATTCTGTGGTGAGCAATTTGTGTGCACTGGGTAAACCTCCCCAGTGTAATAGCCTGTAAATCACACAAGGATGTAAACTGCACTAGGCAAGCCCTGTGCGACAGGCTTAACCCAGAAGACATTGAGGGGGAATTCGATCCCAGGTCATCCATATGGATGGCCACCCTCCAAACTAACTGGGCAACCCCAAAGGGTTCAGTGTGTCTatctatttatatctatatttatactatattaaaagcacgaatattTTTAACGAAatattgtttgttttttttacccttaaaataaattttacactggataaaataataatttaagttaTGTTCCTAATATTTTGGATTCTGAAATTaactaaaatattaattactaaatattttcttttttgaactatatagagatttctaaaattttggATTATTAATCCCACCCGCAAAGACCGAGCTTTTTGAACTTCCAATTCCAATTCTTCTCTTGtatatatgagatatgggaactAATTGCTTttcataaagaagaaagaaaggaaactCCATTACATCACATACGTatcttctttctctttatttttgcTTTAACCACTCGCCATCGTATATTTTTTATTACTTTGATGCGTGATTTTAATTAGTATTCAATTTTTTGTTAgataacatcttttttttttcctctctattttttcatattcttaaattcattattttttatcGTTGTTTCGATTTCTGAGATTAGTTCTAAAATACATTTACAATATTATGTATTTCACACCTAAAGGTAAACATTATATTTTAGTTGTCACACGGAATTGCTCCTATGTAATAGATGGAGAGGTAAGAGGCTTTGATTGAGAAATTTCGAAATCCAATATCTAGTAGTATATTATACAATTATGTATGAGAAACGTTATATGTGATTATTAGATGATAATATAGAAGTATTTTTTCAAGCTACGCTAGCTGTCATGAAAGGTATATAAATGactatgaaaaataaaatttgatttgatttttaatGGCAGTGAAGAATTTCTTGTGAAGGGCTGAAGGCATGTTAATATTGAAGAGAAGATGACTATTTTTCCCAACtttcacgaccccaattttccacattagaatgtcgtgatgacacatattctctaagattaggtaagcctaacatatgcTGATTATAACTGAAATTTAACTACTTAACTGCAATACGTTAAATAATAACGGATACAATATAGTTGAGCCAACATCGATCATACAATTCCCCAAaaggtagtacaagtcataagcttctCTAAGGACAATTAGGAATACCAAGTACAtcattattacaaaataataGAACAGTGGAAATAAAAGACAAGAAGGTGACTTCGGGGCTCGCGAACGTCGAGCAgctataccttgaagtctccagccaCACAGATAATAGTCTAAAAACCAACTCgatcagaagtacctggatctgtacaaaaatatgcagaagcgtagcatgagtacaccacatcggtacccagtaaatatcaaactttatctcgatagagtagtgacgaggccaggtcaagacacctaccagacatGTAAGTCTGTGCAGGATATAATGTAAAGCTAACAAT comes from the Nicotiana tabacum cultivar K326 chromosome 14, ASM71507v2, whole genome shotgun sequence genome and includes:
- the LOC107802304 gene encoding uncharacterized protein LOC107802304 — its product is MSYYNQQQPPVGVPPPQGYPPEGYPKDAYPPPGYPQQGYPPQGYPQQGYPPQGYPPQYGAPPPQQQQQQSGSTGFMEGCLAALCCCCLLDACF